Proteins found in one Brachypodium distachyon strain Bd21 chromosome 5, Brachypodium_distachyon_v3.0, whole genome shotgun sequence genomic segment:
- the LOC100841296 gene encoding probable receptor-like serine/threonine-protein kinase At5g57670: protein MNYLRSRSLKRLLSLGRRSNPDEECADADAVAAEPPPPSKPTWRCFSYEEVDQATNGFHPDNVVGRGGYGEVYCGILEDGRAVAVKRLASSSAAAADEKKEKDFLTELGTVGHVRHPNVSCLLGCCLDRGLHLVFEFSTRGSVSANLHDEKRPVMTWAQRHGVAVGTARGLRYLHKGCARRIIHRDIKASNILLDADYEPQISDFGLARWLPSEWTHHAIAPIEGTFGCLAPEYFTHGIVDEKTDVFAFGVFLLELISGRKPVDGSHMSLLAWAKPYLNDGVVQGLVDPRLGDAYDAGQLRRLMFVASLCARSAAAWRPTMTEVLELLESGEISQERWRMPEEAVEDEFWDFDDLDDFDEDDDDYDDESDTPSITSSACSIHAND, encoded by the exons atgAACTATCTGAGGAGCCGGAGCCTGAAGCGGCTCCTGTCCCTCGGCCGCCGGAGCAACCCGGACGAGGAgtgcgccgacgccgacgccgtcgccgccgagccgccgccgcccagcaaGCCCACGTGGCGGTGCTTCTCGTACGAGGAGGTCGACCAGGCCACCAATGGCTTCCACCCAG ACAACGTGGTGGGCCGGGGCGGGTACGGGGAGGTGTACTGCGGGATCCTGGAGGACGGGCGCGCCGTGGCCGTGAAGCGCCTGGCGTcgtcctccgcggcggcggccgacgagaagaaggagaaggacttCCTCACGGAGCTCGGCACCGTGGGCCACGTGCGCCACCCCAACGTCTCCTGCCTCCTGGGCTGCTGCCTCGACCGGGGACTCCACCTCGTCTTCGAGTTCTCCACCCGCGGCTCCGTCTCCGCCAACCTCCACG ACGAGAAGCGACCGGTGATGACGTGGGCGCAGCGGCACGGGGTGGCGGTGGGCACGGCGAGGGGGCTCCGGTATCTGCACAAGGGGTGCGCGCGGCGGATTATTCACCGGGACATCAAGGCGTCCAACATCCTTCTCGACGCGGACTACGAGCCCCAG ATTTCAGACTTCGGGCTCGCGAGGTGGCTGCCGTCGGAGTGGACGCACCACGCCATCGCGCCCATCGAGGGCACATTCGG GTGTCTGGCGCCGGAGTACTTCACGCATGGCATCGTGGACGAGAAGACGGACGTGTTCGCCTTcggcgtcttcctcctcgagctcaTCTCCGGCCGGAAGCCCGTCGACGGCTCCCACATGAGCCTCCTCGCATGG GCCAAGCCTTACCTGAACGACGGCGTGGTGCAAGGGCTCGTGGACCCGCGGCTGGGCGACGCCTACGACGCCGGCCAGCTGAGGCGCCTCATGTTCGTCGCCTCGCTCTGTGCcaggtccgccgccgcctggcgCCCCACCATGACAGAG GTGCTGGAGCTACTGGAGTCCGGTGAGATATCGCAGGAACGGTGGCGGATGCCCGAGGAAGCCGTGGAGGATGAGTTCTGGGATTTCGACGATCTCGACGACTTCGACGAAGACGATGACGACTACGACGACGAATCGGATACGCCCTCGATAACTTCATCAGCGTGCAGCATCCACGCCAATGATTGA